A portion of the Callithrix jacchus isolate 240 chromosome 21, calJac240_pri, whole genome shotgun sequence genome contains these proteins:
- the HMGN1 gene encoding non-histone chromosomal protein HMG-14 yields MPKRKVSSAEGAAKEEPKRRSARLSAKPPAKVEAKPKKAAAKDKSSDKKVQTKGKRGAKGKQAEVAKETKEDLPAENGETKIEESPASDEAGEKEAKSD; encoded by the exons ATGCCCAAAAGGAAG GTCAGTTCCGCCGAAGGGGCCGCCAAGGAAGAG CCCAAGAGGAGATCCGCGCGGTTGTCAGCG AAACCTCCTGCAAAAGTGGAAGCGAAGCCGAAAAAGGCAGCAGCGAAG GATAAATCTTCAGACAAAAAAGTGCAAACAAAAGGGAAAAGGGGAGCAAAGGGAAAACAGGCTGAAGTGGctaaagaaactaaagaagatTTACCTGCAGAAAACGGGGAAACGAAAATTGAGGAG AGTCCAGCCTCTGatgaagcaggagagaaagaagccaagtCCGATTAA